The genomic stretch ACTGTGAACCAGGTTCTCTGCAAAGAGAGAGCTGGCGGATCAGATCCGCATCGGTGACTGCGATAAAATGCCAAGGTCTGATGGACCGGGATGATGGAGACAGCAGGGCACTTTTAAGAATCACATTAATTTTTTCTTTTTCAACTTCCTTATTTTGAAACTTTCTTATGCTTCTCCTGGATTTTAAAATGTCAAATAGCATAAATTGTCCTTTCTATGACCTTTGCGTTTATTACCTTATTAATTTTATCCTTAGAAATGAAGAAAGTCAATGATACAAACACCTCCTATACTGCCATCTGCAGTCAGGAGGTATTCTTATGGCTCTTCCATACGGAGTTTTTTTCATCTCCTCTACATCTTATTTTAAATGTATCATTTGTAGAATTAAATTTACATATCCAAATAATAAGATATAATAAAATAAGAAAAAAATGAAAGGAGTATCACTATGCATACTGCAGATTATTTTATTAAAAACTTGAACATGACAGCACATCCGGAAGGTGGGTTTTACAAAGAAAATTATGCGTCGGAAGAAACTATAACATCAAAAGAGTTAAAGGTTGACTTTGAAGGTTCACGAATACTTTGGACAAGTATCTATTTTTTACTCAGGGACGGAGAAGTATCTAATTTTCACAGACTAAAATCAGATGAAATGTGGTACTATCATTCGGGTTCTCCCCTGACGATTTATATGATCAGCCCAAAGGGAGAGCTTCTCACCGAACAGCTGGGACTTGATATTGAAAATAATGAAAAGCCTCAAGTATTGGTGCCAAAGGATTATATATTTGGTTCCGCTATGAATAATAAAGGATATGCATTAGTGGGCTGTATGGTATCGCCAGGATTTGAATTTAAAGACTTTGAGTTATTCAAAAGAAGTGAGTTGATAGAAAAATATCCTCAGCATCAGCAGATCATTCTTAAACTGACTTCCAATGAATAAATGTTGACTTCGATGATCATATTTATTTGGTTTTAAAGCGTCCGAAACTTTGGGCCTTCAAAATCAGACTTAAGATCCGTAATACTACTTGACTGTTCTATACGATTCTCCAGTATTTTGCCTATTGTAAGGGCTGCGGACAAAACAGTCGAAAGGCAGCCCCTACAATCAGTTCTTCCTTGGCAATCATGGCGAACAAATCTGTTCAGTGATGCAGGAAATGTTTCAGTTATTTAAATAGTCAGCTACGGCCTCATTTGCTTTCCGAACCAAAATCTCTTCGTCCATTCGCACCAGCCGGCCTTCTTTCACAACAATATTGCCATTTACAACCGTATAGTCCACACTGCCCTTAAGCCCCACCGTGCTCAAAATCGACATTGGATCAAACTGAGCGCCTATCATATCAATACGGTTTAAATTGACCAGGAAAAAATCCGCCGCCATACCTGCGGAAATTTCTCCTAAATTTTCCCGGCCCAGTACTCTCGCACTTCCCTTGGTTGCGATTTTCAGCATATCATATCCGCTAGGTGCCTTCCGGCTGTCATTTAGCCTGTGGAGAAGGTAGCCCACTCTCATTTCTTCCAGAAGATTAGAGCCGTCGTTGCTGGCTGATCCGTCCACAGCCAAGCCTACAGGGACATCCAGATTAAGCATTTCCGGGATGGAAGCGATGCCTGAAGACAGCTTCATGTTGGAGATGGGACAATGAGCTACACCTGTCTGAGTTCTGGCCAAAAGCTCCAGTTCATCCTCGTTAAAATGAATCCCGTGGGCATACCATACATCGGGGCCGACCCAGCCCAGGCTTTCCATATATGCTAAAGGCCGCATACCGAAGTGAGAAAGGGTAAATTGTTCTTCATCCTTTGTCTCTGCCAAATGAGTATGTAGTCTTACCCCCAGCTTTCTGGCCAACTTTGCCGATTCCTTCAAAAGTTCCCCGGTCACACTGAAGGGGGAACAGGGAGCCAATGCCACCTGGCGCATGGAATATGGGCTGCCATCATGGAATTTTTTCACAGCAGCTTCGGAATCCTTTAAAATCTCATCCACTGTCTGGACAACGGAATCCGGCGGCAAACCGCCGTCCTTCACACTTAAGTCCATACTGCCTCTTGTGGCGTGAAAACGGATGCCAAGCGCCTCCGCTGCAGAAAACTGGGCATCCAATAGTCCTGTTCCGGCATGCTTGGGGAACACGTAATGATGGTCCAAACAGGTGGTACACCCTGTTTTTAACAGCTCCCCAAGTCCTGTAAGGGAACTGTAATAAACCACGTTCTCATCTACGTGCTTCCAGATTTCATATAAAGTTTTTAACCACGGGAATAATTCCATCCTCTGAACCTGAGGCAAATTACGGCTGAAGGTTTGATATAAATGATGGTGAGTATTAATAAGTCCCGGATACATCACCATATTAGATGCGTCGATCACATCATCAGCTGTTTGTTCATTGCTGCCGACTTCGGCTATTACACCGTTCTTTATCAGCACATTCACTCCCTCCAGCAGTCTGTCATCAGCGTCACATGTCACAAGATGTTTTACATTCTTTACAAGCAGGGTTCCTTTCATCATTACCTCCTGGTATTAAATACATAACAAGCTTTGTTTCATAGACTATATGACTGGTGTACTGCCGGCGGTTCGGGTGGCCACGAAACACCCTCATACGCTAATCGGTATATATGATACCAGCAGTATGCCGCGTGTTCCCAGCTACGTTTTAAACAGCTATATAGATATGATTTTTTCAAAGAACAATTGATACTCTGTTATTATATTGGTTTTCTTTTTATTATTCAATGTTAATTATATAACAATTATCAGAATTATTTTGTGTAAAAATCACAATTTTTTAGTTTATTGCAATCTTCTCCCACCGGCTTTATTTGCAGAACGTAATAAAGAAGAGGCTACTCCAAAATCATTTCCGGACTATCCTCTTCTTTTCTTCGATTTTAATATTACCATATGCGTCTTACACCTGTAACCTATCAATTTATCCCTTATTCATATCCCTGAGCAGATGATTAAAGATAGCAATGATAAAGGCAGCCAGAAGTGAATTAAGAAAGCCGCCCATGCTTATGTCTGCTACAAATTGATCTGCAATCATAATCGTCCAGGCATTCACTATAAAACTGAATAATCCTAAGGTCAGTAAGTTGACCGGCAGTGTAAACAGCAGCAGAATCGGCTTTAATATAAAGTTTACTGCCAACAGTACCAATCCCATAATAAGAAGTGCCGGGATGCTGCCAATATAAACCGAGTGTGATACATATGACATTAGATATATGGTTAATACGATTGATATATATTTTATGAACGGCTTCGTCATTTTTACCTCCAATAGACATGCTTTACCTGATTTTAATTAATACTTTGACTTTGTCGGTTGTGACATCGACAAGATTATATGGTTCATCCTCGGATAATGAATCCAGCAGCTTCATGGCTGCAATATTGAGCACTTTCACTGAATGGATGGTGATTGAGGAGGATGAGCCGGGATCAGGCACTTTCGGTACAAAGAAACATGCGACAGTCAGTAAATCCTGAAAACAGTCCAATAATTCCTGAAAGATATACAGGGGAATGGGAAAGGGAATTCTTATGAACCTTCTGTTCTCAATCTGGAGCTTGATCCGCAAAAAATGACAGCCCTTAATCGACATATACTTTCACCTTTACCATTGCTTTATGGCTTTCATCCCAGGCTTCTACATCAACGATATTCGGATCTTCCAAGGTGCCGTTTATGATCTCTTCGATTATCTTTGCAAAATCGATGCTGGAAATATCGATCCCCTTTGCTTCCATCTCTCTTCTGGCATCAGCAGGAACCATAGTAGTCATCTTATCAGCGATTTCACTGATCGTAGTCAGCAATCGTAACGGTATATTTACGTTAACATTAACGGAATTGTCATCCGAAGTTACTTTTACTTTAAGGAACTTATAGTTTCGTCTTGCAGATGTTACAGTTTCAACCCTTTGGATTGATTCTGTTCCCTTAGTCACATTCAGAGCTTCCAAAAGCTCCATGCCTTCTGCAGCGGTAATTTGCCCTTTTTCTATCATTTCCAGTATTTTTTGTTGCTCACTCATGGACTGACCCTCCTATTAATTATAGATTTTTAATTCGTTCCGTTGCTTCCTTTGGGGAGATTTCACCTTTTGATAATTGGTCAAGAATTTCATTCCTGGCGGTTGCTTTATCTTCATTCTCCTTCATTGATTCTTTTGATGATACTTCATACCCAAGGCCTCTTATGACCGAATCCAGTTTACCCCGGACCGTGGGATAAGAGATGCCCAGTTCTTTTTCAACATCCTTGATATTACCGCGGCATCTTATGAATACCTTGACAAACTCGAGATCCTCTTCTGGAAGACGGCAGAATTCACAAGGCTGGAAATCGCCTTCAATGGCTGTAGAACACCTGGGACAGCTTAGCTTGGTTATGGAAAGCTTCTCACCACATACGGGACATTTACCCGGAGCTTTGTATTTCATATTTTCACCTTTCTGATGTAGTATTTGATTATAATATACAACCGTAAATTAAATATGTCAATATTCAAATCAATAATATTAATATTATTATTAAAATAATTGATTCAAATGTTGAATATATTAAATCGGTCTTTTAAGAATATTAATAAAGCCTGCCCATTTGATAATAAAAATCCACCATATGCTCTTTCGTGTCATTTTTTCCTTAAAAATTCTATTATTCTTTAAACTAACTGTATATCACTTGATAATCTACTGTTAGATTATGTGATTATGCAGTCAATCTTGCCTTTAACAGCCTTCGTATACATAATATCAGTTTTTCCGGAATCAACAGGTTTTTATTGTACTTGTTCGCTCACGCTTCTGTAGATTTCTTCCGTTCCGCATCTTTGTAAAAAAGGCTAAGTTTTTAGGTCGTTAATGCCGACCTAAAAACTTAGCCTCTTGATTTTATAGTAAGTTATATCTCAAAATTACTCCTCATTATTTCTGCATACATTTTACGACCTTTTGCTGCTCTTATTTGACAACAATTTATCCAAATATATGGATTTAAACTGTTTGCTGGCCATCATCTGCTTTAAAGGAGGTAATTTAAGAATAACTCCGAGTACTGCTGCCATCGCACGATGATTGGCAAATGCCTGATTATCAAATATGAGATTTTGCAGGGTTCCTTTTTCGATTGCTTGCAGCACAAATCTATGAGTACTATTTACCGGTGTAATGACTTGTACATCTCTTCGCACTAATTCAATGGCATCTTTAGGACAGCTCCGCACACATACACCACAGCCAAGGCATACCTCCTCGTCCACTTGAGCTACTGCTTTCCCCTCTTTGTTTTTTTGCATGGAAATAGCCAATACCGGACATACCTTTGCACATTTACCACATCCTATACATTGCTGCGAAATCTTAGGTATATAATTTGTGGTAGCTACAGGCTGCATTGGACTGAATTTTCTTGCTGCCTGTAAGGCCTCACAGCAGCAACCGCAGCAATTACAGATAAATGCCGGGGCTTCACGAACATTTTCGCCAATTTGTACCAGATTCGCAGCATAAGAACGTTCTAACACATCCATTGCTTCTTTCTTATCAATTAATTTTGCATGCTGCCCATTTTCCGCAAGAGAACGGGCCACATTACCAAGGGTGAGGCAAACATCCAACGGGGCATTTATTTCACATGGGTGGCCTGCATGCAGCATCTTATGCCTGCAATAACAGGTTCCAAGGCCTATATAAGCTGCATCTTCAATTATATGACTGGCTCTTTCATAATCCAAAATATGAATTGTGTTCTCACTTGTCAGTACCGGCTCCTGAACATAGACTCGTCCAAGATATGTCTCTGTTGCGAAAAATAAATCCTTAACAAAATCTTCTTCTACATTCATGTATTGATAATACAATTCACTTAAATATTTCTGATCAATATCGCCTCTTGTGCGCATCAATGCAAATTCAATGAACCCTGCCATTGGCGGCGGCATAACAAATTGACGTACCCCATTATAAAATGAATCCACAAGTAACGCTTTCCCGCAAAGATGTTCTAAAAAAGCTTCTGCTTTCCATTCACTGGTGTTCCAGATCTTAGCTGCTTTTTTTGCTGTAAATGGACGAACCGGCAATAATGCGACCCATTTGGCTTCCTTTTCTGTATATAGAACTTGCAAAATTTTATACAGGCTTTCCGTTGGCGGAGCCCCTTGTGTGAACCAATTGATTCTTTCTTCTAAATTCTTATAGGCATCTTTGCTTGTAATATGTCCCATGGATTCACCTTCCTAATATAAAGTATGGATCGTGTATATATAATTTATCAATCCTCTTTAATCAGTGCATACATTTTCATATCGAGGATAGCCCCATTTTTAATTGCATTCTTTCTTAAGATACCTTCACACTGGAATCCTGCCTTTTCAAGAATACGGCAAGATGCCGTATTATAAGCAAAGGGTTCTGCAAAAATCCGAATAATATCCGTATTTTCAAAAATATACCTGCAGGTCTGTTCCACTGCAATTGTACCAATTCCTTTCCCCCAATAGGATTCTGCTATATAATAACCCATTTCAGCACTTCTGAAATGAATGTTGTTACAGCGGAACACTCCAATGCTTCCCATCACTTTATCGTCTACCGTAATTGCAAAAGCATATGTCTCATCCTTGTCCGCTGACAACATAGAATCAATGTATTCTTTTGCATTTTCAACGGTATAGGGATAAGGTAGCCCATCTCTTAGATTATCCTGGATTTTCTTGTTATTTATTACTAATGCTAAATTTTCGGCATCCTCTATCTGCCATTTACGAATTTTACACTCCATTTAAATATCTCTCCCTTCACAGCTCCTTATTATCCTTTTCTTCTCTGTTGTATTTTCAGACAGTAAGCCTCTCCAAACACCCTTGCTGCACCATTAATTCATCCACTGGCGACAGCTTATACTTATGCAGCTGCTCCTTCTCCACCCATGCAGTTTCACTATGCACACTGAGCCGGAAGTTTTCATCTAATAAAACTGCCTTGTACAAAACCATCATATATTCTTTTCTATCAACAAAAAACTGCTGTTCACCAAGACACTCTTCTATCTTGAGTTTCACAGATAATTCTTCCATAATTTCTCTTTTTAAGCATTCTGCATCTGTTTCATTACCTTCTGCTTTTCCACCTGGAAATTCCCAATAGCCTGCCAGCGATCCGTAATTGCGCCTCGCTATAAAAGTCTTACCTTCTTTTACAATGGCTGCCGCTATAATTCTATTCATACTAATCACCTCAAGCTCATTATACAATATATCTGCCTTTTATTTCCACTCCAAAAAAACTTTATTCCAACACATATATAGGATTATACCGGATTATGGGGAAAGTATATTTCCACAAAATACTCATGGTCCATACTTTTATGAGGCAACGCAAATCGAAATTTAATTAGCAGAACAGTATCATGCAAATCAAAATGACGACATAATTCATATAGATATTCCACTAAATCATTTTGAGTTCCCCAAAATGAAATGATTCCATAACTACCGGCTACGTGGTGCCGTGATACAAAATCAGACTT from Lacrimispora sphenoides JCM 1415 encodes the following:
- a CDS encoding cupin domain-containing protein, with translation MHTADYFIKNLNMTAHPEGGFYKENYASEETITSKELKVDFEGSRILWTSIYFLLRDGEVSNFHRLKSDEMWYYHSGSPLTIYMISPKGELLTEQLGLDIENNEKPQVLVPKDYIFGSAMNNKGYALVGCMVSPGFEFKDFELFKRSELIEKYPQHQQIILKLTSNE
- a CDS encoding 4Fe-4S dicluster domain-containing protein encodes the protein MGHITSKDAYKNLEERINWFTQGAPPTESLYKILQVLYTEKEAKWVALLPVRPFTAKKAAKIWNTSEWKAEAFLEHLCGKALLVDSFYNGVRQFVMPPPMAGFIEFALMRTRGDIDQKYLSELYYQYMNVEEDFVKDLFFATETYLGRVYVQEPVLTSENTIHILDYERASHIIEDAAYIGLGTCYCRHKMLHAGHPCEINAPLDVCLTLGNVARSLAENGQHAKLIDKKEAMDVLERSYAANLVQIGENVREAPAFICNCCGCCCEALQAARKFSPMQPVATTNYIPKISQQCIGCGKCAKVCPVLAISMQKNKEGKAVAQVDEEVCLGCGVCVRSCPKDAIELVRRDVQVITPVNSTHRFVLQAIEKGTLQNLIFDNQAFANHRAMAAVLGVILKLPPLKQMMASKQFKSIYLDKLLSNKSSKRS
- a CDS encoding phage holin family protein, whose product is MTKPFIKYISIVLTIYLMSYVSHSVYIGSIPALLIMGLVLLAVNFILKPILLLFTLPVNLLTLGLFSFIVNAWTIMIADQFVADISMGGFLNSLLAAFIIAIFNHLLRDMNKG
- a CDS encoding GNAT family N-acetyltransferase — protein: MECKIRKWQIEDAENLALVINNKKIQDNLRDGLPYPYTVENAKEYIDSMLSADKDETYAFAITVDDKVMGSIGVFRCNNIHFRSAEMGYYIAESYWGKGIGTIAVEQTCRYIFENTDIIRIFAEPFAYNTASCRILEKAGFQCEGILRKNAIKNGAILDMKMYALIKED
- a CDS encoding 8-oxoguanine deaminase; translated protein: MKGTLLVKNVKHLVTCDADDRLLEGVNVLIKNGVIAEVGSNEQTADDVIDASNMVMYPGLINTHHHLYQTFSRNLPQVQRMELFPWLKTLYEIWKHVDENVVYYSSLTGLGELLKTGCTTCLDHHYVFPKHAGTGLLDAQFSAAEALGIRFHATRGSMDLSVKDGGLPPDSVVQTVDEILKDSEAAVKKFHDGSPYSMRQVALAPCSPFSVTGELLKESAKLARKLGVRLHTHLAETKDEEQFTLSHFGMRPLAYMESLGWVGPDVWYAHGIHFNEDELELLARTQTGVAHCPISNMKLSSGIASIPEMLNLDVPVGLAVDGSASNDGSNLLEEMRVGYLLHRLNDSRKAPSGYDMLKIATKGSARVLGRENLGEISAGMAADFFLVNLNRIDMIGAQFDPMSILSTVGLKGSVDYTVVNGNIVVKEGRLVRMDEEILVRKANEAVADYLNN
- a CDS encoding SHOCT-like domain-containing protein; the protein is MSEQQKILEMIEKGQITAAEGMELLEALNVTKGTESIQRVETVTSARRNYKFLKVKVTSDDNSVNVNVNIPLRLLTTISEIADKMTTMVPADARREMEAKGIDISSIDFAKIIEEIINGTLEDPNIVDVEAWDESHKAMVKVKVYVD
- a CDS encoding (deoxy)nucleoside triphosphate pyrophosphohydrolase, yielding MNRIIAAAIVKEGKTFIARRNYGSLAGYWEFPGGKAEGNETDAECLKREIMEELSVKLKIEECLGEQQFFVDRKEYMMVLYKAVLLDENFRLSVHSETAWVEKEQLHKYKLSPVDELMVQQGCLERLTV
- a CDS encoding DUF2089 domain-containing protein, giving the protein MKYKAPGKCPVCGEKLSITKLSCPRCSTAIEGDFQPCEFCRLPEEDLEFVKVFIRCRGNIKDVEKELGISYPTVRGKLDSVIRGLGYEVSSKESMKENEDKATARNEILDQLSKGEISPKEATERIKNL